The following coding sequences are from one Portunus trituberculatus isolate SZX2019 chromosome 32, ASM1759143v1, whole genome shotgun sequence window:
- the LOC123512076 gene encoding uncharacterized protein LOC123512076, giving the protein MYFLVTRLAAVLGKDVCRSLIGLHAWTGCDTVSSFAGQGKVKALALVQKENKFKVAFGDLGREWRVTEELFDIIQEFTCRLYCRNTSVSKVNALRYDIFQAKKGDVVSGQLPPCEDALRQHTYRANYQSAIWRRCLKNQPSVPSPTDGHGWNMTDGDIAITWYTGAAAPNAILALLVCKCSRSCGSDCPCVLNGLQCTPACKLQNCSNLQDDDDDDQEEQNQDLNDSETEDED; this is encoded by the exons ATGTACTTCTTG GTCACCAGGCTTGCTGCAGTGCTTGGTAAGGATGTGTGCAGGTCCCTAATCGGACTCCATGCTTGGACTGGCTGTGACACAGTTAGTTCCTTTGCTGGACAGGGGAAAGTCAAAGCGCTTGCCTTGgtacaaaaggaaaacaaatttaaGGTGGCTTTTGGAGACCTCGGCCGGGAGTGGCGCGTGACAGAAGAACTGTTCGATATAATTCAAGAGTTTACGTGCAGGCTTTACTGCCGCAACACCAGTGTCTCAAAGGTTAATGCACTGAGGTATGACATATTTCAGGCAAAAAAGGGTGACGTGGTTTCTGGCCAGTTACCACCATGTGAAGATGCACTTCGACAGCACACCTATCGAGCTAATTATCAATCCGCGATATGGAGAAGATGTCTAAAAAATCAGCCTTCTGTACCAAGCCCAACAGATGGTCATGGATGGAACATGACTGATGGCGACATAGCAATTACGTGGTACACCGGAGCTGCAGCACCAAATGCTATTCTCGCTTTACTGGTCTGCAAGTGTTCCCGCTCCTGTGGCAGTGACTGTCCATGTGTTCTAAATGGCCTACAGTGCACACCTGCTTGCAAGCTACAGAACTGCAGTAATttgcaagatgatgatgatgatgaccagGAGGAGCAAAATCAGGATTTGAACGACAGTGAAACTGAAGATGAGGACTAA